The following proteins come from a genomic window of Coffea arabica cultivar ET-39 chromosome 11c, Coffea Arabica ET-39 HiFi, whole genome shotgun sequence:
- the LOC113717267 gene encoding uncharacterized protein, with product MWKSLANAFGSFGQKKVTSSESLVCIEDSSDDEVCSNSSAEEGLECPICWESFNIVENVPYVLWCGHTLCKNCVLGLKWAALKFSTQQIQIPLFISCPWCNLLTFRLIYKGNLKFPSKNFFLLWMVESRNGDRVKSSSSICADPQVWSPRCTSVMGNPTSNIVHRRFHRLGISGSNSNDDPVGNTNNLERPQFSFQKSLDYFLQFSAKFPLVIVFLLIVLFALPSSAAILMLYLLITIVFALPAFLVLYFAYPALDWLAREITS from the coding sequence ATGTGGAAATCTCTTGCAAATGCCTTTGGAAGCTTTGGGCAGAAGAAGGTTACTTCGAGTGAGAGTCTGGTATGCATAGAAGATTCCTCAGATGATGAGGTCTGTTCCAATTCCAGTGCTGAAGAAGGGCTGGAATGTCCAATATGCTGGGAGTCTTTTAACATTGTGGAGAATGTTCCTTATGTCTTATGGTGTGGCCACACGCTATGCAAGAATTGTGTCCTAGGACTTAAGTGGGCTGCTTTGAAATTCTCCACTCAACAGATTCAGATTCCATTGTTCATTTCCTGCCCGTGGTGCAATCTGTTGACATTTCGACTGATTTATAAGGGGAATCTGAAATTTCCCAGCAAAAATTTCTTTCTCCTTTGGATGGTTGAAAGCAGAAATGGTGACAGGGTGAAGTCCTCTTCCTCCATTTGTGCAGATCCTCAGGTATGGTCTCCAAGATGTACTTCAGTGATGGGAAATCCCACATCCAATATTGTGCATAGAAGGTTCCACCGTCTGGGCATTTCAGGGTCTAACAGCAATGATGATCCTGTGGGCAACACCAACAATCTGGAAAGGCCCCAGTTTTCCTTTCAAAAATCTCTAGATTACTTCCTTCAGTTTTCGGCAAAGTTTCCATTGGTCATCGTTTTCCTTCTGATTGTTCTATTTGCATTACCCTCTAGTGCTGCCATCCTGATGCTTTACCTGCTGATCACAATTGTCTTCGCTCTTCCAGCTTTTCTAGTGTTATATTTTGCGTATCCTGCTTTGGATTGGCTGGCAAGAGAAATTACctcatga
- the LOC113716503 gene encoding uncharacterized protein, producing MDILFKQLRTKYPNLPRGSSSAGKDGTPPPQKTQSFKGERKRSQSWLRRQFSGSMSRGNESTNEEEYHTAVAAAAFAVKSLEESRTRDERRGLSIRDAALPKIKSSTEDKASVPDSRTKSIKFSGEVAMPNLDDPDRRVQISTEASEKMPEKAVVPVPPIKKKLSFADTQPEVALRSREAIKPTKKASSFDRTFSKKPEIKEPKLEPGDTTIRQSPKKPGKGDTRADVWEEDKMARINEKYEKKRVKILELEEEEKKAAKRRLERTEAELDKRRARATHHYRSELERIESIARGARSHATENQRYEESKVKEKASKFRMTGKLPAAFWCF from the exons ATGGATATCCTGTTCAAGCAGTTGAG GACGAAATATCCTAATTTACCCCGGGGAAGCAGCTCGGCAGGAAAAGATGGCACACCACCACCCCAGAAAACTCAATCGTTCAAAGGAG agagaaaaagaagtcaGAGCTGGTTGCGGAGGCAGTTTTCTGGATCCATGAGCAGAGGCAATGAGTCAACCAACGAAGAGGAGTATCATACTGCAGTTGCAGCAGCTGCCTTTGCTGTTAAATCTCTTGAAGAATCAAGAACAAGAGATGAGAGAAGGGGGCTTAGCATTCGAGATGCAGCCCTTCCTAAGATCAAGAGCAGCACAGAAGACAAAGCTTCTGTGCCTGACAGTCGCACAAAATCCATAAAATTCTCAG GTGAAGTTGCAATGCCAAACTTGGATGATCCTGACAGGAGGGTTCAGATAAGCACAGAAGCGAGTGAAAAAATGCCCGAAAAAGCAGTTGTCCCTGTCCCACCAATCAAGAAGAAGCTGTCCTTTGCGGATACTCAACCTGAAGTTGCATTGCGTAGCAGGGAGGCCATTAAACCCACTAAAAAAGCTTCAAGTTTCGACAGAACATTCAGTAAAAAGCCAGAGATCAAAGAGCCAAAGCTGGAACCTGGTGACACCACCATTAGGCAGAGTCCAAAGAAGCCAGGAAAAGGAGATACTCGGGCGGATGTTTGGGAGGAGGACAAAATGGCTAGGATAAATGAAAA GTATGAGAAGAAGAGGGTCAAAATTCTCGagttggaggaggaggagaagaaggCGGCAAAACGTCGATTAGAAAGAACAGAG GCTGAATTGGACAAAAGAAGAGCGAGAGCAACGCACCACTACCGTAGTGAACTTGAGAGAATTGAAAGCATTGCCAGAGGAGCAAGGTCTCATGCTACAGAAAATCAAAGATATGAAGAGTCCAAGGTGAAAGAAAAAGCAAGCAAGTTCAGAATGACAGGAAAACTTCCGGCGGCATTTTGGTGCTTCTAA
- the LOC113716652 gene encoding uncharacterized protein has protein sequence MDFLKKFTDSANPQTKAETTDKSAPASEENSSLLSSAKVVADAARSTLQNEPAEKKHDNAEVAGAAADLLDAAQNYGKLDKTSGVGSYVDKAGNYLHEYETSHSTKPKASEQTKPSSEKEEEPVESAKPTSDEPKAEKLEEEPKATPETEETKEPVTSEEPKPTAEKEEVEEPASESAPARTTTEEPKKEEEPSESAKPTTDSEEKTGGLGDCAKAAGGFLKKEAESAEGEKGESGGIGQYAKLAEGYLSKPSDSEGSKTDGGDLLKMAGGFLGKN, from the coding sequence ATGgattttttgaagaaatttactGACTCGGCCAATCCCCAAACCAAGGCTGAAACTACTGACAAATCAGCCCCAGCATCCGAAGAAAACAGTAGTCTGCTCTCAAGTGCTAAGGTGGTGGCTGATGCAGCAAGATCCACCCTTCAGAATGAACCTGCAGAGAAAAAACATGATAATGCTGAGGTTGCTGGGGCAGCTGCTGATCTTCTTGATGCTGCCCAAAATTATGGGAAGCTTGACAAGACTAGTGGAGTTGGAAGCTACGTTGACAAAGCTGGGAATTATCTTCATGAATATGAAACTTCTCATTCTACAAAGCCAAAAGCTTCTGAACAAACTAAACCCTCATCTGAGAAAGAAGAAGAGCCGGTGGAATCGGCCAAGCCCACTTCTGACGAGCCTAAGGCTGAGAAACTAGAAGAAGAGCCTAAAGCTACACCTGAGACAGAAGAAACTAAAGAGCCAGTTACTTCTGAAGAGCCTAAGCCTACAGCTGAGAAAGAAGAAGTTGAAGAGCCGGCTAGTGAATCAGCTCCCGCGCGCACTACTACCGAAGAACctaaaaaggaagaagagcCGAGTGAGTCAGCAAAGCCCACCACTGATTCAGAGGAGAAGACGGGTGGGTTAGGAGACTGTGCTAAGGCTGCTGGGGGATTCTTGAAGAAAGAGGCGGAATCAGCTGAAGGTGAGAAAGGAGAATCTGGAGGGATTGGGCAGTATGCTAAATTGGCTGAGGGATACTTGAGCAAACCATCTGATTCTGAAGGCAGCAAAACTGATGGAGGAGATTTACTGAAGATGGCTGGAGGTTTCTTGGGGAAAAACTGA
- the LOC113717287 gene encoding nodulin-related protein 1-like → MEYSYDKEEHHKSSKPTSDRSGDHRGHESHNQHHSTPSSSELLSSAKIVANAAKAKFQNDPNYKFDKNEVADAAENILHAASHYGKLDEKGGAMGKIVGQAENYLHQYHSSQSTTTTTTKPGKAHSSSTTTTTTTETFHTKPGKDHHGHSGGGYGDYIKMAEGLMNKHSSGGGGGDHEGQSGGKYGEYIKMAEGMLKNHSGSGGSAGEGGRHGHSSGSGGYGDYMKMAGDFLKK, encoded by the coding sequence ATGGAGTATTCTTATGATAAAGAAGAACATCACAAATCCAGCAAGCCCACAAGTGATAGGAGTGGTGATCACCGTGGTCATGAATCCCATAACCAGCATCATTCCACCCCATCCAGCTCTGAATTATTGTCAAGTGCCAAAATTGTAGCCAACGCAGCCAAGGCCAAATTCCAAAACGACCCCAATTACAAGTTTGACAAGAATGAGGTTGCCGACGCAGCCGAAAACATTCTGCACGCAGCCTCACATTACGGGAAGCTAGATGAAAAGGGCGGTGCCATGGGGAAAATTGTGGGACAAGCTGAGAATTATCTCCACCAATATCACTCCTCTCAGTCCACAACCACCACAACTACCAAGCCTGGGAAGGCTCATTCAAGttcaaccaccaccaccaccactactGAGACCTTCCATACCAAGCCTGGGAAGGATCATCATGGCCATTCCGGTGGTGGATATGGGGATTATATCAAAATGGCTGAAGGGCTTATGAATAAGCATTCCTCCGGTGGCGGTGGCGGTGATCATGAGGGCCAGTCTGGTGGCAAGTATGGAGAGTATATCAAAATGGCCGAGGGGATGTTGAAGAATCACTCAGGAAGTGGTGGTTCGGCTGGGGAAGGGGGTAGACATGGTCATAGTTCTGGAAGTGGTGGCTATGGAGATTATATGAAGATGGCTGGAgatttcttgaagaaatag
- the LOC113716749 gene encoding heparanase-like protein 1: MGCSRAVFLLGCVLLTRWLCLSLAAAAAAAEQVKVKVKGVTSIAKTDGNFICATLDWWPEDKCDYNQCPWGKAGILNLDLKNKILANAIKAFNPLRIRIGGSLEDQVVYKVGTMKICPRFQKRKGGLFGFSRGCLPMKRWDELNALFNKTGPLVTFSLNALIGRQNPVGGDILWVGDWNAQNARDFINYTISKGYKIDSWELGNELCANGVSARVEASQYGKDMIVLKELVKELYPDPSTRPKVLGPGGFYDEEWFNEFLQTSGAGVVDGLTHHIYNLGAGVDKNLINKVQDPYYLDRIAQTYKDISRSVDLFGPWSGAWVGEAGGAYNSGGKYVSRTFADGFWYLDQLGMTSTFNHKVFCRQALIGGNYGLLNTTTFIPNPDYYGALLWHRLMGKNVLATTHEGFPYLRVYSHCSKTSSGIAVLIINISNSTRFGVSIVNDYNMGGKFEVGQQREEYHLTPKDGNIQSDVLLLNGTPLKLTEASDIPALEPQIVDASKPITVVPHSFVFVNLRGFNAPVCA; the protein is encoded by the exons ATGGGCTGTTCGAGAGCTGTGTTTTTGTTGGGTTGTGTTCTTTTGACGCGGTGGCTTTGTCTGTCtttagcagcagcagcagcagcagcagaacAAGTTAAGGTGAAAGTGAAAGGAGTTACCTCCATTGCCAAGACTGATGGCAACTTCATTTGTGCTACTTTAGATTGGTGGCCTGAAGACAAATGTGATTATAATCAGTGCCCGTGGGGAAAGGCTGGAATCCTCAATTTG GATTTGAAGAACAAGATTCTGGCCAATGCAATAAAAG CATTTAATCCTCTTCGGATCAGAATTGGAGGTTCCTTAGAAGATCAAGTCGTCTATAAAGTTGGAACAATGAAGATATGCCCACGTTTTCAGAAACGTAAAGGTGGCCTGTTTGGATTTAGCAGAGGTTGCCTTCCAATGAAAAGATGGGATGAACTTAACGCTTTGTTCAACAAAACAGG GCCTTTGGTAACATTTAGCTTGAATGCCCTTATTGGAAGGCAAAACCCAGTAGGCGGTGATATTCTTTGGGTAGGAGATTGGAATGCCCAAAACGCCCGTGATTTTATCAACTATACGATCTCCAAGGGATACAAGATCGATTCTTGGGAACTCG GAAATGAACTGTGTGCAAATGGAGTGTCGGCAAGAGTTGAGGCTAGTCAGTATGGCAAAGATATGATTGTACTCAAAGAACTTGTTAAAGAATTGTATCCAGATCCAAGCACACGGCCAAAAGTCTTGGGGCCTGGTGGCTTTTATGATGAGGAATGGTTCAATGAGTTCCTTCAGACATCCGGAGCAGGAGTTGTTGATGGTCTAACTCACCATATATACAATCTTGGCGCCG GTGTCGATAAGAATCTCATCAACAAGGTTCAAGATCCATATTATCTTGATCGAATAGCTCAGACCTACAAGGATATTTCGAGGAGCGTAGACTTGTTTGGGCCATGGTCAGGAGCATGGGTTGGAGAGGCTGGTGGAGCTTATAATAGTGGCGGCAAATATGTCTCCCGCACTTTTGCTGATGGATTCTG GTATTTGGATCAGTTAGGCATGACATCCACTTTCAACCATAAGGTTTTCTGCAGACAAGCCTTAATTGGAGGAAATTATGGTCTGCTTAACACAACCACGTTCATCCCTAATCCAGATTATTATGG GGCACTTCTGTGGCATCGATTGATGGGGAAAAATGTTCTTGCTACCACACATGAGGGCTTCCCTTATTTGCGTGTGTATTCTCATTGCTCAAAGACTAGC TCTGGCATTGCAGTCCTGATAATCAACATTTCAAATTCAACCCGTTTTGGAGTTTCAATTGTGAATGACTACAATATGGGCGGCAAATTTGAAGTTGGACAACAAAGAGAAGAGTACCACTTGACTCCAAAAGATGGAAACATCCAGAGTGATGTATTGCTGTTAAATGGGACTCCACTGAAGCTCACAGAGGCATCTGATATCCCAGCTCTAGAACCGCAAATAGTTGATGCTTCTAAGCCTATTACTGTTGTACCTCATTCATTTGTCTTTGTCAATTTGCGAGGCTTTAATGCCCCAGTTTGTGCATAG
- the LOC113716831 gene encoding putative SNAP25 homologous protein SNAP30: MLGFMKSKPASTSTSPLHYDAAGQDKNATMTPARRTSSEPVLITSDMDDDDDDYFGRGTATRNKNRNKNSPADKKDLDNMSVQQLEDYAVDQARQTTNSVNNCLKIAEDMKQDATRTLETLHAQGEQITRTHMMAADLDRDLSKGEKLLNNLGGMFSMPWKPKKTREITGPMITQDNNSKAKKASAEQREKLGLAPIPKGKQTSRTPPPEPTNALQNVELEKAKQDDALGDLSNILGDLKGMALEMGSELDTQNKAMDHLSVEVDELNSRVKGANQRARKLLAK, encoded by the exons ATGTTGGGTTTTATGAAAAGCAAGCCGGCTTCTACAAGTACTAGCCCTCTTCATTATGATGCTGCTGGACAGGATAAGAATGCAACCATGACACCTGCAAGAAGAACTTCTTCTGAACCAGTGCTTATTACATCAGAtatggatgatgatgatgatgattattTTGGAAGAGGTACAGCCACTAGGAATAAGAATAGAAATAAAAATAGTCCTGCTGACAAGAAAGACCTGGACAACATGTCTGTTCAACAATTAGAGGATTATGCGGTGGACCAAGCTCGGCAGACCACAAATTCTGTGAACAATTGCCTCAAAATTGCAGAGGACATGAAACAGGATGCTACTCGTACTCTTGAAACCTTGCACGCGCAGGGCGAGCAAATTACCCGGACTCATATGATGGCTGCAGATTTAGACCGTGATTTGAGCAAG GGTGAAAAATTGTTGAACAATCTCGGGGGCATGTTCTCGATGCCCTGGAAGCCCAAAAAGACCAGGGAGATCACAGGGCCGATGATAACACAAG ATAATAATTCGAAAGCAAAGAAAGCTAGTGCAGAGCAAAGAGAGAAGCTAGGATTAGCTCCCATTCCCAAAGGAAAGCAAACCTCTCGTACACCTCCTCCTGAACCAACGAATGCCTTGCAGAACGTTGAG CTGGAGAAGGCAAAGCAAGATGATGCCCTTGGCGATCTGAGCAATATACTGGGTGATCTCAAGGGCATGGCTCTTGAAATGGGATCCGAGCTTGATAC GCAAAACAAAGCTATGGATCATCTGTCAGTTGAGGTGGATGAATTAAACTCAAGGGTGAAAGGTGCCAATCAGCGTGCCCGCAAGTTACTTGCGAAGTGA
- the LOC113716830 gene encoding probable inactive purple acid phosphatase 2 has product MIFVFITFYLSLILITPLSSSEVSISVTPKTVPKSGDNVTIQWSGVDSPSKLDWLGIYSPPNSSHSDFIGYFFLPSSPGWKSGSGSISFPLINLRSQYQFRIFRWYESEVNPKHKDHDQNPLPGTKHLLAESEGIGFEPARGPEQIHLAYTGKEDEMRVMFVTPDGKESTVKYGLNRENMDQVVGTRVVRYEREDMCDAPANDSVGWRDPGFIHDGVVVNLRRGKRYFYQVGSDSGGWSVTNSFVSQDGDSNEVVAFLFGDMGTATPYLTFDRTQQESISTIKWISRDIDALGDKPALISHIGDISYARGYAWLWDNFFTQIEPVASQLPYHVCIGNHEYDWPLQPWRPDWSYSIYGKDGGGECGVPYSLRFIMPGNSSEPTGTRAPATRNLYFSFDLGPVHFLYFSTETNFLQGSKQYEFLKQDLESVDRKKTPFVVVQGHRPMYTTSNEIRDAPIRMKMLEHLEPLFVKNKVTLALWGHVHRYERFCPLNNFTCGSLGMNGQGWEAYPVHIVIGMAGQDWQPIWEPRPEHPDVPVFPQPARSLYRGGEFGYTRLVATKEKLTFSYVGNHDGEVHDMVEIMASGQVLNGGGGSGAESSKVLESTFSWYVMVGSLLLLGAFIGYVFGFVSHYRRDTASGANWTPVKNEEI; this is encoded by the exons ATGATTTTTGTATTCATCACCTTCTATCTTTCCTTGATCTTAATCACCCCTTTATCTTCATCCGAAGTCTCAATCTCTGTAACCCCAAAAACAGTTCCCAAATCAGGAGATAATGTCACGATCCAATGGTCCGGAGTTGACTCGCCATCCAAGCTCGATTGGCTCGGCATTTACTCCCCACCCAACTCCTCCCACAGCGACTTCATCGGTTACTTTTTCTTGCCTTCCTCACCCGGATGGAAATCCGGGTCGGGCtccatttcctttcctttgatcAATCTCCGCTCCCAATACCAGTTCAGGATTTTCCGATGGTACGAGTCCGAAGTCAATCCGAAACATAAGGATCACGACCAGAATCCCTTACCCGGGACGAAGCATTTGTTGGCGGAGTCTGAAGGAATCGGGTTTGAACCGGCTCGGGGTCCGGAGCAGATTCACTTGGCTTATACGGGTAAGGAAGACGAGATGCGGGTCATGTTTGTCACCCCAGATGGGAAAGAGAGTACTGTGAAGTACGGGTTGAACCGCGAGAATATGGATCAGGTTGTGGGTACTCGGGTCGTGAGGTATGAGAGGGAAGATATGTGTGATGCTCCAGCTAATGATAGTGTGGGGTGGAGGGACCCCGGATTTATTCATGATGGGGTTGTGGTAAATTTGAGGAGGGGAAAGAGATATTTTTATCAG GTTGGCAGTGATTCTGGTGGTTGGAGCGTGACCAACAGCTTTGTGTCACAAGACGGTGACTCAAATGAAGTTGTAGCTTTCTTATTTGGGGATATGGGAACTGCAACACCATACTTGACTTTTGACCGAACGCAGCAGGAAAGCATATCAACCATCAAGTGGATCAGCCGTGATATTGACGCTCTTGGAGACAAGCCTGCTTTGATCTCCCATATTGGAGACATCAGCTATGCAAGGGGCTATGCTTGGTTGTGGGACAACTTTTTCACACAGATTGAACCTGTTGCATCTCAACTCCCATATCATGTATGCATTGGTAACCATGAATATGATTGGCCATTACAGCCTTGGAGACCTGACTGGTCCTACTCAATATATGGAAAAGATGGAGGTGGTGAATGTGGGGTACCCTACAGCCTTAGATTTATCATGCCTGGAAATTCTTCAGAGCCAACAGGAACACGTGCACCAGCCACTAGGAatctttacttttcttttgatttggggccagttcattttttatatttttcaaccGAAACCAATTTCCTTCAAGGCAGTAAGCAATATGAGTTTTTGAAGCAGGACCTGGAATCGGTTGATAGAAAAAAAACCCCCTTTGTAGTTGTCCAAGGACACAGGCCAATGTATACCACAAGCAATGAAATCAGAGACGCCCCAATAAGGATGAAAATGCTTGAGCACTTGGAACCTCTTTTTGTGAAGAACAAGGTGACTCTTGCGTTGTGGGGCCATGTACACAGATATGAGAGATTCTGTCCATTAAACAACTTCACTTGTGGAAGCCTGGGAATGAATGGGCAAGGGTGGGAGGCATACCCTGTGCACATTGTGATAGGGATGGCAGGCCAAGATTGGCAACCAATATGGGAACCAAGACCAGAGCATCCCGATGTTCCAGTATTTCCACAGCCAGCACGCTCTTTGTACCGAGGTGGTGAGTTTGGTTACACTAGGCTTGTCGCTACAAAGGAGAAGCTTACATTTTCCTATGTAGGGAACCATGATGGGGAGGTGCATGACATGGTGGAGATCATGGCTTCAGGTCAAGTTCTCAACGGTGGAGGTGGTAGTGGTGCTGAGTCCAGTAAAGTTCTGGAATCTACATTTTCGTGGTACGTGATGGTTGGCAGCTTATTGCTTCTAGGAGCTTTTATTGGTTATGTTTTTGGGTTTGTATCACATTATAGGAGAGACACTGCTTCAGGGGCAAATTGGACTCCCGTAAAGAATGAGGAAATCTAA